In Armatimonadota bacterium, the sequence CGACGATTGATCACTCTGATATTCGCGGGTCGGAACCGCATGGTCATGATCCGTCGGGAGCTGCCTCGGACTAAACGCGCGGGTTGGGTTCGGAAACCGTTCCGCATAGAACGTGAGGAGGATTCTCCTTTTCGTTGGCCCTGCGCTGTCATCGGCTCTGCCGTCCATGGTCACTTCCTGCCTTATGCGGTGATGGCAATTGTTTGCTGTTGTTCAGTGTGGACTGCGATCGCCCAAATGAAGCCGAGCAACTCACGTCCTATCGCGGTCACAATCTGGTTCTTGTTCTTGTCCCGGGCCGCGAATGCCGTGTAACGCTTGTGCAGCCGTTGTTGCGCTTTCCACGCCATCTGCTTGACTTCATCACTCAGGGCCAGGTTCTTCTGCCTCCGCAAGAGGAATCCCGTTACGTTGGGCCTGTGCTGATAGGCCCACGCCGCTTCCACCAGCACCCTTCTGAGATGGCTGTTCCCGGTTTTGGTGATGCCCCCGCGCTGAACACGGTTCCCGCTGGAGTGCTCGCGCGCCACAAGGCCGCTATAGCCCATCAATTGCCGAGGGCTCTGGAAACGGGACACCGATCCCAGTTCGGAGACAATCGTGGCCGCCGTCGTCTGCGCCACTCCACGTAGTGCTTGCAGCGCCTCGATCACTGCCCGTATTTCCGCTGGCGCCGCGCGCACAGCCTCATCGATAGCCTTCTCCAGTTTTAGAATGCGAGCCGCGACATGATCCACTTCTTCCTGATAGTCCGCCAGTGTGGCCTCCAGCGCGGGTTGGTCAAAGTGCACATGGCTCCTGATCCACTCCAGGTACCGCTTGGTCCAGGCTTTCAATCCTTCCGGCCGACGTCCGTGACGCAGCAGGAACTTGCCCAGCCGGTGCCGCGCTTTCAACTGATCCTTCTTGGCCGCCTCTCTGGCTCGAACCAGATCCCGCAAGGCCTCATGGGCTGCGTCCGGTACCCAAACAGCCGTCAGTTCGCCGGCACGGTAGCAGCGCGCCAGTTTCTCCGCATCGCGGCGATCAGTCTTAACCCGGTCTCCCGCTTTGGTGGGAATCAGGCTCGGAGCGATGACTTCGCAGGCAACGCCCAATTGCGTCAACTGCCAGTACAGGACATAGCCGGTTGGCCCAGCTTCAT encodes:
- a CDS encoding IS110 family transposase — its product is MSNIRFVGLDVHADTIAVAVAEAGGEVRSLGVIPNRLESIRKLVHKLGPVQHLRACYEAGPTGYVLYWQLTQLGVACEVIAPSLIPTKAGDRVKTDRRDAEKLARCYRAGELTAVWVPDAAHEALRDLVRAREAAKKDQLKARHRLGKFLLRHGRRPEGLKAWTKRYLEWIRSHVHFDQPALEATLADYQEEVDHVAARILKLEKAIDEAVRAAPAEIRAVIEALQALRGVAQTTAATIVSELGSVSRFQSPRQLMGYSGLVAREHSSGNRVQRGGITKTGNSHLRRVLVEAAWAYQHRPNVTGFLLRRQKNLALSDEVKQMAWKAQQRLHKRYTAFAARDKNKNQIVTAIGRELLGFIWAIAVHTEQQQTIAITA